In Acipenser ruthenus chromosome 6, fAciRut3.2 maternal haplotype, whole genome shotgun sequence, the following proteins share a genomic window:
- the LOC117411053 gene encoding glycerophosphocholine phosphodiesterase GPCPD1-like: protein MACTRVTFQVRGTTSPGEFLAVCGSCGDLGSWLPNKAVLLEQDTNDCTLWKKAVAVPRGAPSNYRYFKGFFLTSKNAGDPCPVIVNKWETHQHPRALNPSEPELLVDDGEFGFYNDHECVDSGWLTFQTEIRLRLHYSEKPPVSISKKKFKKSRFRVKLTLEGCEDDDDDDDEEKLSPSSWHKMATTLGISLIGNGDYKSRHSQPDFGYALDPNLWTEYSIHTMDPDNLELTFEFFEEDLSETVVQGDTVPGHVGTACLLSSTFVDTGKNTGFVILPIMARNSRQTIGKVRVDYIVIRPIEGQICDMSTSFTKYWKKRTALDVGHRGAGSSSHMDRYAKVRENTIASFKSAASHGAAFVEFDVHLSKDRVPIVYHDLTCCISMKKKSDNDSLELFEIPVKELTFDQLQLLKLAHAAAVKVNDPTESILDEEEYIAEHQPFPSLLQILQAVPEHVGFNIEIKWLCQLKDGTWEGNLSTYFDMNLFLDIILKCVLQNAGKRRIVFSSFNADICTMVRQKQNKYPILFLTQGFSEVYPELIDLRSRTTSIAMSFAQSEDILGINVHTEDLLRNLDYIKEVKSKGLVLFCWGDDNNDHENRSKLKEFGVDGLVYDRICDAQPEQPNIFKMEQLEGLKDSIPEETLKSCATSSICLTCSSVCSCKQETGSTESDSGLSNASF, encoded by the exons ATGGCTTGTACTCGGGTCACTTTTCAAGTGAGGGGAACAACCTCTCCAG GTGAATTTTTAGCAGTTTGTGGCAGCTGTGGGGATCTCGGAAGCTGGCTTCCAAATAAAGCTGTGCTCCTAGAGCAAGATACAAATGATTG CACACTGTGGAAAAAAGCAGTCGCTGTTCCAAGAGGGGCACCTTCAAACTATCGTTAttttaaaggcttttttctgaCATCGAAG AATGCAGGTGATCCATGTCCAGTCATAGTCAATAAGTGGGAGACCCATCAACATCCACGAGCATTGAATCCTTCAG AACCAGAGCTGCTTGTTGATGATGGCGAGTTTGGTTTTTATA atGACCATGAATGTGTAGATTCAGGATGGTTAACATTTCAGACTGAAATTCGCCTGCGACTTCATTACTCTGAAAAGCCTCCAGTATCAATTTCAAAAAAGAAGTTTAAGAAATCCAGGTTTAG GGTGAAGCTGACATTGGAGGGTtgtgaagatgatgatgatgatgatgatgaagagaaACTGTCTCCTTCCTCCTGGCACAAAATGGCAACCACTCTGGGAATCTCTTTAATCGGCAATGGTGATTATAAGTCCCGCCACTCCCAGCCGGATTTTGGTTATGCTTTAGACCCCAACCTTTGGACTGAGTACAGCATTCATACCATGGATCCAGATAACTTGGAATTGACATTTGAGTTTTTTGAG GAAGATTTGAGTGAGACAGTAGTTCAGGGAGACACAGTGCCAGGCCATGTGGGAACTGCTTGCCTGTTATCTTCTACTTTTGTGGACACTGGTAAAAACACTGGATTTGTCATACTTCCCATCATGGCTAGGAACTCCAGACAGACGATTGGAAAAGTGAGAG TTGACTACATTGTAATAAGACCAATTGAAGGTCAGATATGTGATATGAGTACTTCATTTACCAAGTACTGGAAAAAACGAACTGCTTTGGATGTGGGTCATAGGGGAGCAGGAAGCTCCTCACATATGGACAG ATATGCTAAAGTCAGGGAGAATACAATTGCTTCCTTCAAAAGTGCCGCAAGTCAT GGTGCTGCTTTTGTGGAGTTTGATGTGCACCTTTCCAAAGACAGAGTTCCAATTGTGTACCATGACCTTACCTGTTGTATATCCATGAAAAAG AAAAGTGATAATGATTCCTTAGAATTATTTGAAATCCCTGTGAAGGAGCTTACGTTTGACCAGCTTCAGTTATTAAAG ttgGCTCATGCGGCTGCAGTCAAGGTGAATGACCCTACAG AATCGATTTTAGATGAGGAAGAATATATTGCAGAGCACCAGCCCTTTCCTTCACTTCTGCAA atcttgcAAGCTGTACCAGAACATGTGGGTTTTAACATTGAAATTAAATGGCTCTGTCAACTAAAA GATGGTACCTGGGAAGGAAACCTGTCCACCTACTTTGACATGAACCTGTTTCTTGACATCATCCTCAAGTGTGTGCTTCAAAATGCAGGGAAAAGAAGAATTGTGTTTTCCTCATTCAACGCAGATATTTGCACAAT GGTTCGTCAAAAGCAGAATAAGTACCCTATCCTGTTTCTGACTCAAGGCTTTTCTGAAGTCTACCCAGAGCTAATAGATCTTAGGTCTCGAACCACCTCAATTGCAATGAGTTTTGCACAGAGTGAAGACATTTTG ggaATAAATGTGCACACAGAGGATTTGCTGAGAAACCTCGACTACATAAAGGAGGTCAAATCAAAAGGTTTAGTCCTTTTCTGCTGGGGTGATGATAACAATGACCATGAAAACAGGAGTAAGCTCAAAGAATTTGGAGTCGACGGACTGGTTTATGACAg GATCTGCGATGCTCAGCCTGAGCAGCCTAACATATTCAAAATGGAGCAGCTAGAAGGTCTTAAGGATAGCATACCAGAAGAAACCCTGAAAAGCTGTGCCACTTCCAGTATTTGCCTGACTTGTTCTTCTGTGTGCTCCTGCAAGCAGGAGACTGGTAGCACAGAGTCTGATTCAGGACTCAGTAatgcttcattttaa